One part of the uncultured Bacteroides sp. genome encodes these proteins:
- a CDS encoding RNA pseudouridine synthase: MTVIYEDNHIIVVNKSSSEIVQGDKTGDTPLSETVKQYLKEKYNKPGNVFLGVVHRLDRPVSGIVLFAKTSKALPRLNEMFKNSEVKKTYWAIVKNCPKETEGELVHYLVRNEKQNKSYAYDKEVKDSKKAILDYKLIGHSQNYYLLEVHLHTGRHHQIRCQLAKMGCSIKGDLKYGSPRSNPDGSICLHSRKVSFIHPVSKELIELEAPVPEGNLWNGFEMLG, from the coding sequence ATGACCGTAATATACGAAGATAATCACATTATTGTTGTCAACAAGTCGAGCTCTGAGATAGTTCAGGGAGACAAAACGGGAGATACTCCTCTATCGGAGACTGTAAAACAGTACCTGAAGGAGAAATACAACAAACCAGGCAATGTTTTTCTGGGAGTTGTTCACCGGTTGGACCGACCTGTTAGCGGAATAGTACTTTTTGCAAAAACCAGTAAGGCACTTCCTCGTCTAAACGAGATGTTTAAAAATAGTGAAGTCAAAAAGACTTATTGGGCGATAGTAAAGAACTGTCCGAAGGAAACTGAAGGTGAATTGGTTCACTATCTGGTTCGTAACGAGAAACAAAATAAAAGTTATGCCTATGATAAAGAGGTTAAGGATTCAAAGAAAGCCATTCTCGACTATAAGCTGATTGGGCATTCGCAGAATTATTATCTTCTTGAAGTGCACCTGCATACCGGAAGGCATCATCAGATTCGCTGTCAGTTGGCAAAAATGGGATGTTCCATTAAAGGAGACTTGAAATATGGTTCTCCCCGTTCAAATCCGGACGGAAGCATTTGCCTGCATTCCCGGAAAGTTTCTTTTATTCACCCGGTTTCGAAAGAACTGATTGAATTAGAAGCTCCGGTTCCTGAAGGTAATTTATGGAATGGATTTGAAATGCTAGGATAA
- a CDS encoding peptidylprolyl isomerase — MKKQLLIILLSLLTGIFSPGFPQNKKEKMENQKETMLLIQTDLGDIKIKLYNETPQHRDNFIKLAQKGFYDGTIFHRVIKDFMIQGGDPDSKNAPKGKMLGSGDAGYTVPAEFVYPQFFHKKGVLSAARQSDEVNPKKASSGCQFYIVTGKKYSEGQILNMEQQMNHGKVEEVFNTLVTKNAAKIKKLRLDRDKEGLYELQEELIAEAKAKADSLPDFKFTPEQVQAYTTIGGTPHLDNQYTVFGEVVEGIEVVDSIQKVKTNRADRPEEDIKMKVIVLE, encoded by the coding sequence ATGAAAAAGCAATTACTGATTATATTATTAAGCCTTTTAACAGGTATATTTTCACCGGGATTCCCCCAAAATAAAAAAGAAAAAATGGAAAATCAGAAAGAAACAATGCTGTTGATACAAACAGATTTAGGTGACATAAAGATTAAACTCTACAACGAAACACCGCAACACCGTGATAACTTCATCAAACTTGCTCAGAAAGGCTTTTATGACGGTACTATTTTTCACCGTGTAATTAAGGACTTTATGATTCAAGGTGGTGATCCGGACTCAAAGAATGCGCCTAAAGGCAAAATGCTTGGTTCGGGAGATGCCGGTTACACTGTTCCTGCGGAATTTGTTTATCCACAATTCTTTCATAAAAAAGGAGTTCTTTCGGCTGCCCGTCAAAGTGACGAAGTGAATCCGAAGAAAGCTTCCAGTGGCTGCCAGTTCTACATCGTTACCGGAAAGAAATATTCCGAAGGTCAGATTCTGAACATGGAACAACAAATGAACCACGGCAAAGTAGAAGAGGTTTTCAATACTTTGGTTACCAAGAATGCAGCTAAGATTAAAAAGCTAAGACTTGACCGCGACAAAGAAGGACTTTATGAATTGCAGGAAGAACTGATTGCTGAAGCAAAAGCAAAGGCTGATTCTCTGCCAGACTTTAAGTTTACTCCTGAACAGGTACAGGCTTATACTACTATTGGCGGAACGCCTCATCTTGATAACCAATATACTGTATTTGGAGAAGTGGTGGAAGGTATTGAAGTGGTTGATTCTATCCAGAAAGTAAAGACTAACCGTGCCGATCGTCCTGAAGAAGATATTAAAATGAAAGTTATCGTACTGGAATAA
- the fabG gene encoding 3-oxoacyl-[acyl-carrier-protein] reductase translates to MGLLDGKTAIVTGAARGIGKAIALKFASEGANIAFTDLVIDENAKNTEKEIEAFGVKAKGYASNAANFEDTANVVAQIVKDFGRVDILVNNAGITRDGLMMRMSEQQWDMVINVNLKSAFNFIHAITPVMMKQKTGSIINMASVVGVSGNAGQCNYSASKAGMIGLAKSIAKELGSRGIRANAIAPGFIITDMTAALTDEVKAEWAKTIPLRRGGTPEDVANVATFLASDLSSYVSGQVIHCCGGMNM, encoded by the coding sequence ATGGGATTATTAGATGGAAAAACAGCTATTGTAACCGGAGCTGCTCGCGGTATCGGTAAAGCAATTGCTTTGAAGTTTGCTTCTGAAGGAGCAAATATTGCATTCACTGACCTTGTTATTGATGAAAATGCTAAAAATACAGAAAAAGAAATAGAAGCTTTTGGCGTAAAAGCTAAAGGTTATGCTTCTAACGCTGCAAACTTTGAAGATACAGCTAATGTTGTTGCTCAGATTGTTAAGGACTTTGGTCGTGTAGACATTCTTGTTAATAACGCTGGTATCACTCGTGATGGTTTGATGATGCGTATGAGCGAACAACAATGGGATATGGTTATTAATGTGAACCTGAAATCTGCGTTCAACTTTATCCATGCTATTACTCCGGTTATGATGAAACAAAAGACTGGTAGCATTATCAACATGGCTTCTGTTGTTGGTGTTTCTGGTAACGCTGGTCAATGTAACTACTCTGCGTCTAAAGCTGGTATGATTGGTTTGGCTAAATCAATCGCTAAGGAATTAGGTTCTCGTGGAATTCGTGCTAATGCTATTGCTCCAGGATTTATTATCACTGATATGACTGCAGCGTTGACAGATGAAGTAAAAGCAGAATGGGCTAAGACTATTCCATTACGTCGTGGTGGTACACCGGAAGATGTTGCTAATGTAGCCACTTTCTTGGCTTCTGATTTGTCTTCTTATGTAAGTGGACAGGTAATTCACTGCTGTGGCGGTATGAACATGTAA
- a CDS encoding pitrilysin family protein, with protein sequence MIEVNRHNLENGLRLIHSEDLSTQMVAINVLYNVGAKDEDKEHTGFAHLFEHLMFGGSVNIPDYDAPVQLAGGENNAWTNNDITNYYLTLPKQNVETGFWLESDRMLSLDFNPKSLDVQRQVVSEEFKQRYLNQPYGDVSHLVRPMAFKEHPYQWPTIGKEISHITNATLEDVKDFFFHFYAPNNAILCVTGNISFEETIRLAEKWFGPIPTRDIRVRNLPCEPKQTEERRQEVERDVPLDSLYMAFHMTERMHPDYYAFDILSDVLSNGNSSRLTQHLVKERQIFSSIDAYISGSVEPGLFQISGKPAPGITLEQAEAAIWEELEALKNTLVDEHELEKVKNKFESEQIFSNINYLNVATNLAFFELISKAEDLNNEVNNYRKVTADQLKEIASKAFVRNNCSTLRYIAKKEA encoded by the coding sequence ATGATTGAAGTAAACAGACATAACCTTGAAAACGGACTTCGCCTGATACACTCTGAAGACTTAAGCACACAGATGGTTGCCATCAACGTGTTGTATAATGTAGGGGCGAAGGACGAAGACAAGGAACACACGGGGTTTGCCCACCTCTTTGAACATTTAATGTTCGGAGGGTCGGTAAACATTCCCGATTATGATGCTCCGGTTCAGTTGGCCGGCGGGGAAAATAATGCGTGGACCAACAATGATATCACCAACTATTACCTTACCCTGCCCAAACAAAACGTGGAAACAGGATTTTGGTTGGAATCGGATCGCATGTTAAGTCTGGATTTTAATCCCAAAAGCCTCGATGTTCAGCGCCAGGTGGTATCAGAAGAGTTTAAGCAACGCTATCTGAATCAGCCTTACGGCGATGTGTCTCATCTGGTTCGCCCGATGGCCTTCAAGGAACACCCTTACCAGTGGCCAACCATCGGCAAGGAAATTTCACATATTACTAATGCAACTCTGGAAGATGTAAAAGATTTCTTTTTTCACTTCTATGCACCCAATAATGCCATTCTTTGCGTTACCGGAAATATCTCGTTTGAAGAGACTATCCGATTGGCTGAAAAGTGGTTTGGTCCTATTCCTACACGAGATATTCGTGTACGAAATTTGCCGTGCGAACCAAAGCAGACAGAGGAAAGACGACAGGAAGTGGAACGTGACGTGCCACTCGATTCTCTTTACATGGCTTTTCACATGACTGAACGCATGCATCCCGACTATTATGCATTTGATATTTTATCGGATGTACTTAGCAATGGAAACTCTAGCCGACTTACCCAGCATCTGGTTAAGGAACGCCAGATATTCAGTTCCATTGATGCCTACATTTCCGGAAGTGTAGAGCCCGGCTTATTCCAGATTTCAGGTAAACCAGCACCGGGTATTACTTTGGAGCAGGCGGAAGCTGCTATATGGGAGGAGCTTGAAGCACTGAAGAATACTCTTGTAGATGAGCACGAACTGGAGAAAGTGAAAAATAAGTTCGAATCGGAACAAATTTTTAGCAATATTAATTATCTGAATGTTGCAACAAATCTGGCATTCTTTGAACTGATAAGCAAAGCGGAAGATCTGAATAACGAAGTGAACAATTACCGAAAAGTTACTGCCGATCAGTTAAAAGAGATTGCCAGCAAGGCTTTTGTGCGCAACAACTGCTCTACTCTTCGTTATATAGCTAAGAAGGAAGCATGA
- a CDS encoding tRNA-dihydrouridine synthase family protein has protein sequence MQDEKKVPIHFAPLQGFTDAPYRNAHETVFGGVNTYYTPFVRLEKGESFRNRELRDIEKENNTVHHLVPQLIASTPDEIKKIVTLFQEKGHTEADLNLGCPFPMLVRRHKGSGILPFPNEVEELLACIQDFPDMTFSVKMRLGLENPEECLALLPLLNSLPLKQIALHARIGKQQYKGETNLNAFEAFYNACKHPIIYNGDITTIDDIKTILDRFPSLSGIMIGRGLLTNPALAYEYIQGRTLSREEMYAKVKTFHSSLLSYYEAHLQGNDQLVTKMKTIWEYLLPDMDRKAKKKIHKSTKLETYRAAVSEALK, from the coding sequence ATGCAAGACGAGAAGAAAGTTCCCATTCACTTTGCTCCTTTACAGGGCTTTACCGATGCACCTTACCGCAATGCGCACGAAACTGTCTTTGGAGGTGTAAATACTTACTACACCCCCTTTGTTCGTTTGGAAAAAGGGGAATCTTTCCGCAACCGAGAGCTACGGGATATAGAGAAAGAGAACAATACAGTTCACCATCTTGTGCCACAACTGATAGCAAGTACCCCTGATGAAATAAAGAAAATCGTCACTCTTTTCCAGGAAAAAGGGCATACAGAGGCAGATCTAAACTTAGGTTGTCCTTTCCCTATGCTGGTACGCCGTCATAAAGGTTCGGGCATTCTCCCTTTCCCTAATGAAGTTGAGGAGCTATTAGCGTGCATTCAAGACTTCCCAGATATGACGTTTTCGGTAAAGATGCGTTTAGGTTTGGAGAATCCAGAAGAATGTCTTGCACTTCTGCCCTTACTAAATAGTCTCCCACTGAAGCAAATCGCCTTGCATGCCCGCATTGGCAAGCAGCAATACAAGGGAGAAACCAATCTAAATGCTTTCGAAGCGTTTTATAACGCCTGTAAGCATCCAATTATCTACAACGGAGACATCACCACCATAGACGACATAAAAACGATTTTAGACCGCTTTCCGAGCCTCTCAGGGATAATGATTGGCAGAGGATTGCTTACCAATCCTGCGCTGGCTTATGAATACATTCAGGGAAGAACTCTTTCCCGGGAAGAAATGTATGCCAAAGTAAAAACGTTTCATAGTTCACTTTTAAGCTATTATGAGGCGCACTTGCAAGGAAACGATCAGTTGGTAACTAAGATGAAGACTATCTGGGAATATCTGCTGCCAGATATGGATAGGAAAGCTAAAAAGAAAATTCATAAAAGTACAAAGCTTGAGACTTATCGGGCTGCTGTATCTGAAGCATTAAAGTAA
- a CDS encoding heavy metal-binding domain-containing protein: protein MLLSTTNNIEGKTITTYYGIVSGETIIGANIFKDIFAGIRDIIGGRSNSYERVLREAKETALKEMTEQAMRMGANAVIGIDIDYETVGSNGSMLMVTACGTAVFYQ from the coding sequence ATGTTATTATCAACTACTAACAACATTGAAGGTAAAACTATTACCACCTACTACGGTATTGTTTCGGGCGAAACTATTATTGGTGCTAATATTTTTAAAGATATATTTGCCGGAATACGTGATATTATCGGTGGTCGATCCAATTCATACGAAAGAGTTCTTCGCGAAGCTAAAGAAACAGCCCTGAAAGAAATGACAGAACAGGCTATGAGAATGGGTGCCAATGCCGTAATAGGTATTGATATTGATTATGAAACCGTAGGATCAAACGGAAGTATGCTCATGGTTACTGCTTGCGGAACTGCAGTATTCTATCAATAA
- a CDS encoding MATE family efflux transporter: protein MTRFFATYKEHYNALLRLGIPIVIGQLGMIILGFADTMMVGQHSTIELAAASFVNNVFTLAIIFSTGFSYGLTPIVGSLFGKGDSTGAGQALKNSLAANMLVALLITVIMFVIYLNVHNFGQPKELLPLIRPYFLILLASLIFVLIFNSFKQFADGITDTKASMWILLIGNTLHIILNYLLIYGKLGLPEMGLMGAGLSTLISRILMALAFACIFLYSKRYAIYLKGFKLKGFSHSIFKRLNELGWPIAMQMGMETASFTFSTVMVGWLGSIALASHQVMLTISSLCFMIYYGMGAAIAVRVSNFRGQNDIVNVRRSAYAGFHIILMMAVISAGSIFLLRNYLGGMFTDSPEVSQTVVALIFPFLLYQFGDGAQIAFANALRGIADVKPMMYIAFISYFLISIPAGYFFGFTMNWGIVGIWMSFPFGLSSAGIMFYLRFRKRTLS, encoded by the coding sequence ATGACCAGATTCTTTGCAACATACAAAGAACACTATAATGCGCTGCTCCGTTTAGGTATTCCTATTGTTATCGGGCAGCTGGGCATGATTATTCTCGGCTTTGCCGACACAATGATGGTGGGCCAGCACAGCACTATTGAGCTGGCAGCCGCCTCTTTTGTGAATAACGTTTTCACTCTGGCCATTATTTTCAGTACTGGTTTCTCCTACGGACTCACTCCCATTGTGGGAAGTCTCTTCGGGAAAGGCGATTCTACCGGAGCGGGACAAGCGCTGAAGAACAGTCTTGCCGCCAATATGCTGGTGGCATTGCTTATTACGGTCATCATGTTCGTAATCTATCTCAATGTTCACAACTTTGGTCAGCCCAAAGAACTTCTTCCATTGATTCGTCCATACTTTCTCATTCTGCTGGCATCCCTTATTTTTGTGCTAATCTTTAATTCATTTAAGCAATTTGCCGACGGAATTACAGATACAAAAGCCTCGATGTGGATTCTGCTGATAGGTAATACGCTGCACATTATCCTGAATTATTTGTTGATTTACGGTAAGCTTGGTCTTCCTGAAATGGGACTTATGGGTGCCGGACTGAGTACGCTCATCTCTCGTATCCTGATGGCTCTGGCCTTTGCATGCATATTTCTGTACAGCAAACGATATGCTATTTATCTGAAAGGGTTTAAACTGAAAGGATTCTCGCACAGTATTTTTAAACGGCTCAACGAACTTGGTTGGCCTATTGCCATGCAAATGGGAATGGAAACTGCATCTTTTACCTTCAGCACCGTAATGGTTGGGTGGCTAGGTAGTATTGCATTGGCTTCTCACCAGGTTATGTTAACCATTTCTAGTCTATGCTTTATGATTTACTACGGAATGGGTGCTGCAATAGCCGTGAGAGTTAGTAATTTCAGGGGGCAGAACGATATTGTCAATGTCCGCCGTTCCGCTTATGCAGGCTTTCACATCATCCTGATGATGGCCGTAATCTCTGCCGGATCTATATTCCTTTTGAGGAATTATCTTGGCGGCATGTTTACCGATAGCCCGGAGGTTAGCCAAACGGTAGTGGCTCTTATCTTCCCTTTCCTGTTGTATCAGTTTGGCGACGGTGCGCAAATTGCTTTTGCCAATGCACTGCGCGGCATTGCCGACGTAAAACCTATGATGTATATTGCTTTCATCAGCTATTTTCTAATATCTATTCCGGCAGGTTACTTCTTTGGATTTACAATGAACTGGGGAATTGTGGGTATATGGATGTCCTTCCCATTCGGACTTTCCAGCGCAGGAATTATGTTCTACCTGAGATTCAGAAAAAGAACGCTATCGTAA
- a CDS encoding HAD family phosphatase, translating to MERIKNIVFDFGGVIVNFSREAAVKKFEEIGVANANELLDAYHQKGAFLQVEDGTINAEEFRIILSELAGKELTYEQVKEGWLGFMLDVPQYRLEYLLELKKKYKLYILSNTNPYVMSWARSNDFTIAGKPLDDYFDKIYTSYELKAVKPGKTIFELMIKDADMLPGETLFIDDGPANIKMAKELGMMTFQPINGEDWRDDLTALLK from the coding sequence ATGGAACGAATAAAGAATATTGTATTTGACTTCGGTGGAGTGATTGTGAATTTCTCGCGTGAAGCTGCAGTGAAGAAGTTTGAAGAGATAGGAGTGGCTAATGCCAACGAGTTACTGGATGCATATCATCAGAAGGGAGCTTTCCTCCAGGTGGAAGATGGAACTATCAATGCAGAAGAGTTTCGGATTATTCTGAGCGAGCTGGCGGGTAAAGAACTCACTTACGAGCAGGTTAAAGAAGGATGGCTGGGTTTTATGCTTGATGTTCCTCAATATCGTCTGGAGTATTTGCTGGAGCTTAAAAAGAAATATAAGCTCTATATTCTGAGTAATACGAATCCTTATGTTATGAGCTGGGCTCGTAGCAATGATTTTACGATTGCAGGGAAGCCTTTAGATGACTATTTCGATAAAATATATACCTCGTACGAATTAAAGGCTGTAAAGCCCGGAAAAACCATTTTTGAGTTAATGATTAAAGATGCGGATATGTTGCCTGGAGAAACATTGTTTATTGACGATGGACCGGCCAATATCAAAATGGCAAAAGAATTAGGTATGATGACGTTTCAGCCTATCAATGGTGAAGACTGGAGAGATGATTTAACTGCTTTGCTGAAGTAA
- a CDS encoding TetR/AcrR family transcriptional regulator — protein sequence MTVSKTRIKLVDVARQLFAQTGVENTTMNDIALASKKGRRTLYTYFKNKDEIYSAVVESELDILSETMKRVAEKDISPDEKLIELIYTRLDAIKEVVSRNGSLQANFFRDIWRVERVRRRFDAKEIALLRAVLTEGKDKGVFQIDDVNITTNIVHYCVKGIEVPYISGHLGRNLDAEVRKKYVTNLVYGALRRKEINQ from the coding sequence ATGACTGTATCAAAAACCAGAATTAAACTAGTAGACGTAGCTCGACAGCTTTTCGCTCAAACGGGAGTTGAAAATACTACAATGAATGATATCGCCCTTGCATCTAAGAAAGGACGACGTACTCTTTATACTTATTTCAAAAATAAAGATGAAATTTATTCTGCTGTGGTAGAATCTGAATTGGATATACTTTCTGAAACAATGAAAAGGGTTGCTGAGAAGGATATTTCCCCTGATGAGAAGCTTATAGAATTAATTTATACTCGCTTGGATGCTATTAAGGAAGTTGTTTCCAGAAATGGCTCTTTGCAGGCCAATTTCTTTCGTGATATCTGGCGTGTAGAAAGAGTTCGAAGGAGATTTGATGCTAAGGAAATAGCACTTTTAAGAGCTGTTCTTACTGAAGGAAAAGATAAAGGTGTATTCCAGATCGATGACGTAAATATTACAACTAATATAGTTCATTATTGTGTGAAAGGAATAGAAGTTCCATATATTAGTGGTCATCTTGGGCGTAATTTAGATGCGGAAGTCCGTAAGAAATACGTTACCAATTTAGTTTATGGCGCATTGCGTAGAAAAGAAATCAATCAATAA